The Cyanobacterium sp. T60_A2020_053 region GAGGAGCAGCTACGAAAGCGATTAAGAAGCAAGTGGTTGCAGCTAATAAGCAAGGAATCATTAATACACCGAACCAGCCTACATATAAGCGGTTGTTGGTAGAAGTGATCCACTGACAAAACTGCTCCCATGTGGAAGACTGTTGTTGTTGTAAAGTGGTAGTCATGTTGTTATGATTGCGTTATAAATTTTTTCTAGGTACGTTTGTGAGTTGTTTTGCTCACATTTATATAATAGCGAACTATGTAAAGTTTTGTCAAGGAGTTTTTCATATTTCTTTATTTTTATCCCCAATTTATAGCCAAAAGTCTTGATT contains the following coding sequences:
- a CDS encoding photosystem II q(b) protein codes for the protein MTTTLQQQQSSTWEQFCQWITSTNNRLYVGWFGVLMIPCLLAATTCFLIAFVAAP